Proteins encoded by one window of Arachis hypogaea cultivar Tifrunner chromosome 1, arahy.Tifrunner.gnm2.J5K5, whole genome shotgun sequence:
- the LOC112748144 gene encoding short-chain dehydrogenase PC-15-like: MSDTKIVLVTGCAIGGIGYEYCKAFAEKNCHVFASDISTRMQDMKQLESDSNIETLEIDVSSDQSVNSAVSTVISKRGRIDILVNNAGIGSTGPLAELPLDTIRKSWEINTLGQLRMVQHVVPHMASRRSGSIVNVGSIVGTVSTPWAGSYCSSKAAVIAMSNSLRLELRPFGIDVVLVLPGSVRSNLGRANLERLGNQDWKLYKEFKDAIAERARASQGEKATDGRVFARHVVNKVLRTKPPKQIAFGHMTGLFALLSWSPIWVRDLFFSTRFGLNRKL, from the coding sequence ATGAGTGATACTAAGATTGTACTAGTCACTGGCTGTGCCATAGGTGGAATTGGCTATGAATATTGCAAGGCATTTGCCGAGAAAAATTGCCATGTCTTTGCTTCAGACATCTCAACAAGGATGCAAGACATGAAACAATTGGAGTCAGACAGCAACATAGAAACACTTGAAATTGATGTATCTTCAGATCAAAGTGTTAATTCGGCAGTTTCAACCGTTATATCAAAGCGCGGTCGCATTGATATTCTGGTTAACAACGCCGGCATAGGTAGCACCGGTCCCTTAGCCGAATTGCCACTGGACACGATTCGCAAATCGTGGGAAATCAACACGTTGGGACAACTTAGAATGGTTCAGCATGTTGTCCCTCACATGGCTTCTAGAAGGAGTGGGAGCATAGTCAACGTTGGAAGCATCGTGGGAACCGTGTCGACGCCTTGGGCCGGATCTTATTGCTCGAGTAAGGCGGCTGTTATCGCCATGTCGAACAGTTTGCGGCTCGAGCTGCGGCCGTTTGGGATCGACGTGGTTCTCGTCCTCCCGGGATCTGTGAGATCGAATCTCGGGAGGGCGAATTTGGAGAGATTGGGGAACCAAGATTGGAAGCTTTACAAGGAGTTTAAGGATGCTATTGCGGAGAGAGCGAGAGCTTCTCAAGGAGAGAAGGCAACGGATGGAAGAGTTTTTGCAAGGCATGTTGTGAACAAAGTTTTGAGGACTAAACCACCAAAACAAATTGCTTTTGGTCACATGACTGGCTTGTTTGCTTTGCTTTCTTGGTCTCCCATTTGGGTTAGAGATCTGTTTTTCTCTACTCGTTTTGGCCTAAACAGAAAGCTATAA